The following coding sequences lie in one Flavobacteriales bacterium genomic window:
- a CDS encoding single-stranded DNA-binding protein: protein MKMAGVNKVILLGNLGKDPEIRYLEGGTAVANFTLATSETYKDRTSGERKSITEWHNVVVWRGLAEIAEKYLKKGSQIYIEGKLRSRQWQDKDGNNRYTTEIVADTMQMVGKRDDNASNESTPSSPDIENNNEVDDDLPF, encoded by the coding sequence ATAAAAATGGCAGGAGTTAATAAGGTAATATTATTAGGAAATTTAGGTAAAGACCCTGAAATACGTTATTTAGAGGGCGGTACCGCTGTTGCTAATTTTACTTTGGCAACATCAGAAACTTACAAAGACCGAACATCTGGTGAGCGTAAATCTATTACTGAATGGCATAACGTAGTAGTTTGGAGAGGTTTAGCTGAAATAGCTGAGAAATACCTGAAGAAAGGAAGTCAAATTTATATTGAAGGAAAACTTCGTTCTCGCCAATGGCAAGACAAAGATGGCAACAACCGATACACAACTGAAATAGTTGCTGACACCATGCAAATGGTTGGTAAAAGAGATGATAATGCGAGTAACGAATCTACTCCTTCATCACCAGATATTGAAAACAACAATGAAGTTGATGATGATTTACCATTTTAG